The DNA region CCGACCGGCATGAAGTCCGCCCCGTAGACGGTGCCGCTCACCGTCACCGGTGCGGCCAGCACATGCACGGCCGAGATCGCCAACTCGCTGGTGAGCCCGTTCGCGGTGCGGCTGGCCGCGAAGAGGGGCAGCTCACCGAGCGCGGTCGGGGTGACGGTCACCGTGGTCGAGCCGCCGGGCTCTGCCAGCGTGGCGGTCTGGCCGAGGGTGGCCGCGCCAATGCTGTAGCGGAACTCGGTCACGTTGGTGTCGCCGCCAGCGTCGAAGGTCACCGGGATCGGGGTGCCGAGGGCGGCGGTGGCGCCGCTGGGGAAGCTGATCTGCGGGGCGCCGGGGCGGGCCTGTTCGCCGAGCTCCGATTCGGAGACCGCTCGCTGGTAGACACGGACGTCGTCGACCTGGCCGATGAACTGATCGGTGGCCGCGCCGGCCCGGGTCGCCTGCCCGACGGTGACCGAGCCGGTGGCGGCGACGCTGCCGGCGAGGGTGGCGGTCGCGCTCTGCTGGGTCCTGTTGACGTGCAACTGCAGGGTGCCGTAGGGCTTGTGGTAGATCGCCGCGAGGTGGGTCCACTGGCCGGGAACGGCGGCGGCGTCAGAGTCCACGCTGATCAGCGAAGCGTCAGCGGAATCGGCGTCGGCCATCGTGAAACGCCACCGGTCGGCGGCCGCGTCGTAGCCGATGGCGGCGACCGAGGTGGTGCTGCCGTCGACCGTCACGACGGTCTGGGAGGTGTCGGTGGCGTCGAGCTTGACCCACGCCGACAGGGTGAAGGTGAGGTCGGTACGCAGGGTGAGCGGGGCGGCGGTGGTCGGGTGCGGCCAGCTGACCGGGTCGCTGGTGGCCGCGTGGTCGCCGGCTGCGGTCAGCGCCAGGGCGGGGCTACCTCGGCCCGGCGTGGTGGTGGCCCCGACGACGGTGAGCGCGTTGCCGTTGCCGGTGGCGTCGGCGCCCACGGCGGCGGTGTCGTCGAAGTCCCAGTACGCCACCGGGGCGTTGCCTGCAGCCACGAAGAACTGGTAGTCCACGGCAGTGGAGGCGAGCCCTGCCTGATCCTTCGACCAGACCCGCAGGGTGTTGAGGCCGTTACGGGTGGGCTGCAGCTCCAGGGTGGCGGAGCCGTCGGCGGCGGCTGGGATCGTCGGTGCGGAGCCGGGGCCGATGCCACTGTCGAGGGTGTAGGCGTAGCCGACGATGCCGGCGGCATCGGCCGGTGGGCTGATGGTGAAGATCCCGGGGATGCCGACTCCGCCGACCGGGGGCTGGTTCGGGGTCGAGGGCGGATAGTCGGCCGAGGTGATGCTCGCCGGCGGCTCGGGCGCGATGACGTCCAAGGTGAACCGGCACGGTGCCGACCACGGCCCGGTCGACGTGCTGTCGCTGGTGCGGGCGCGAAGCAGGTAGGACTTGCCGTGCTCCAGCGCCGCTGCCGATGGCACCGAAGCGGAGACGAAGGACGGGTTGCCGGTGCTCTGCTGCACCTGCTGCGCGGTGTGCGGGGGCTGACCGACCCGCCGCCAGGAGAACGTGGTGGTGATCGTCTGCGCACCGGCGTCGGGGTCGCTGGCGCGGGCGGCGAACGTCGGTGTCGTCGTGATGGCCCAGATCTTGCCGGTCTCCGGAGAGCAGGCGCGGCCGTGCACGGTGAGCTGGGTCGGGCGGTCGGGCACCTGGTTGGCGGCGGCGACCGCCGGCGCCGCAGGCACCAGAGCCACCGCGAGCAGGGTCGCCATGCCGATGGCGAGGCGACGCGGCCAGCCGGACCGTCCCTTTGATACCTGACCTGCGTCGAACGTCAACTGGCGCCTGCCGTACGGCACGTCCACCCCCGCGATGTGAAAATGTGAATGCGGGAGCAGAGTAGCCACCGGATACCAGCGCCCGTCAATCCCCCGACTCCACAAGATTCACGCCAAGGTAAATGATCATAACTGTGGGTGATCACTCAGTGGGCCGGCGAGCATCCGTCGGTGTGAGCGTGCGCATCAGCTGCCGACGACGTCCGTTCGGGGTTCCGATCGGGGTGGTTAGTTCGATACCATCGAACAAGAATTCGGTGCGGCCCGGCGGGCGGTCCGCCCCACCCCCTGGGAGGTCCGGTGCGCAGGTCAGACCGCGTCGTCACCGACGGTGACGTACGCCAGGATCTGGTCGGCGCCCGGATGCGCCAGTTCCGCAAGGAACAGGGGCTGACCCTGCGCGGACTGGCCGGTCGGGCCAACCTGTCGATCGGCTTCCTGTCGCAGGTCGAGCGGGGTGTCTCGTCGATCGGGCTGACCGCGCTCAACAGCGTCGCCGCCGCCCTGGACCGGCCGGTCGCCGAGTTCTTCAGCGAGGAGCCGCCCGCGACCGCCGAGGACCCGCAGGGCAACCTGCCGGTGCACTTCACGCTCACCCGGGCCGACAACGGCGCCACCGAGTACGTCTCCGGTCAGCAGACCTACCGGATGCTCTCCGACCGTGGCCCCAACCTGGTGCTGGAGCCGATGCTGGTGCACATCGCGCCGGGCGGGCGCCGCGAGGAGGCGTACGGGCACGCCGGCGAGGAGTTCGCCTACGTCGTGCGGGGCGAGCTGCTGTACGAGGTCGACGGGGTGGAGCACCGGCTCTACCCGGGCGACAGCCTGCACCTGCGGTCGAACACCCCGCACCGGCTATACAACGACACCGACGAAGTGACCACCGTGGTCTCGGTGGTCACTCCCCGGTTGTTCTGATTCCGCGCACCGTCGCCGGTCGCCGCCGGAACTGCCCACTGCTGGGCACCATGTTCACTACCACGTAATAATCGGTGGGCGGCTCACCGACCGAGTCGGCGGTCCGTCTCGGCCATCGTCGCCCGCCAGATCGGCGCGGCCGGGTCGATCACCGAGAAGTGGTCACCGGCCTGCTCCAGCCAGCCCGGATCCTCGCCAGCGGCGCGGGCCGCGGCCACGTACCGGCGGTTGAAGTCGATCAGGTCCAGGTCGTCGCTGGCACCCTGGACGATCAACTGTGGTACGCCGATCGGCAGCCGGGCCATCGGATCCGAGGCCGCGTACACCGGTGGGATGTCGTCGCGACCACCGCCGAGCGCGGCGGCGACCGCCCCGGTGCCGACCTGGCGCCGCTGGCCCTCGACCAGGTCCAGCACCCCGGCCAACGACACCGCCAACGCCACTGGCACCGGGCCACCGTCGGCGGCCAGCCGCAGCGCCAACTGACCGCCGGCGGAGTGGCCGAACACCGCGACCCGGCCCAGGTCGAGCAGCCCGTCCGGCACGGCGCCACCGGTCAGCTCCGGCAGGTTGGCCAGCACCGCCAGGCTGGTCGCCACATCGGCGGTGGTCGCCGGCCAGCCGTGCCGGTCCGGCCGGCGGTACTCCACGTTCCACGCGGCGTAGCCCCGGTCGGCCAGGTCGATGGCGAGCGCGTCCATCAGGTCCGCCGCCCAGATCGACCGCCAGAAGCCGCCGTGCAGCAGCACCGCCACCGGCAACGACCCGACGTGCACGGCAGCCGAGCCGGTAACCGGCAGCCGCAACTCGCCCCACTGCTCCGGATCCGGACCGTACGCGATCCGCAGCGCCGGTCGGCGCAGCCGGTGCACCGCGTGCCGGACCGCCCAGGCCAGCCCCCACACGCCCCGGCCGTACAGGTGGGTCGAGGCCGGGTGCACCGGCTGCGGGCCGGTGACGTCGGGCTCGTACCACACGGTACGGGCGGCCCAGTCGCCGCCGCTGGTCAGCAACGACCGGACCGCCGGGTCCGGGCCGGGCAGCAGCACGGCGGCGCTGCCCACGCCGAGGCCGTCGAGCAGTTGTCGCACCTGGCCCGCGTCGGCAGCGACCGCGAAGTCACCGGCCACGCCGAGTCCGGCCGCCTCAGCGGCGACCAGCCCGTGCAGCAGCGACGGGTCGACGGCCAGCCTCGGCCCGGCGACGACCAGTACGTGATCGACAGTCATCGGGAACTCTCCTTCCGCAGCAGCGGCAGCACCTGCGCGCCGAGCAGCTCCACTCCCCGGTCGTCGGTGAGCCCGTGCGGGGTGCCGAACTCGACCCGGCGTACCCCGGCGTCGATCAACGCCTGCGCCTGGGCGGCGACCTGCGCCGGGGTGCCGGAAAAGGCGAACCGGTCCAGCAGGTCGTCGGGCACCAGCCGGCCCGCGTCGACGTCCCGCCCGGCCGCGACCAACGACTTGACCTGCGCCAGCAGCTCGTCGCCGACGGTCACCGTCGGGTCCAGGTCGGCGACGACCGCCAGGTACATGGCCACTTCGGTGCGGGCCTTCGCCCGGGCCGCCTCGCCGTCGGTGTCGACGACGGTCACCGCGCCGAACACGATCCCGACGTCGTCGACCGGGCGGCCGGCGGCCTGCGCACCGGGGCGGATCCGGTCGCGGATCACCGGCACCATGTCCGGGTTGGCGCTGCCGCCGACTTTCAGCTCGTCGGCGATCCGGCCGGCGAGCGCGGCGCCGCGCGGCCCCCAGGCGCCGAGCAGAAGCGGCGGGTCGGGGCGGTGCACGGCGTACCGCAGGGCGGTGTCGGGGGCGAGTTGGAACACCGTACCGTCGAACCCGGACGTGTCGCCGCGCAGCAGCCGGTACACCACCTCGGCGGCCTCGGCGAGCGCGGCGAGCGGGCGGGGCTGCGCGATGCCGACCGCGCCGAGCCAGGTGCCACGGGCCAGACCCAGGTAGGCCCGCCCGTGCGAGGCCAGGTCGAGCGCGGCGAGCTGCCCGGCGATCTCGTACGGGGCCATCGAGTACGGGTTGAGGCAGGCTGCCCCGAGCCGGACCCGCCCGGTGGCGGCGGCCATCTCCAACAGCGGGAAGATCGGCGGCTGGTACATCAGGTCACCGAAGACGGTGAGCACGTCGAAGCCGTACGCCTCGGCGGCGCGGGCCAGCCGGGCGTAGTCGCCGGCGCGTTTGTCGCTCTGCAGCCCGAGTCCGATTTCCACAGACACGCGAACCTCCGATGGATCAGGGCCCGATCAGGTGGGTCAGGCCGGGTCAGGTCAGGTCAGGTCGGCGGAGTTCATCCGCCGTTTGCAGGTCCGTTCGACCCGCATGACCAGGCCCTCCTCCGGGTCGGGGCAGGCGAACAGGGTGTCGCGTTCCAGCCAGTCCCCCGGCGGCATGTCGCGCTGCTTGGCGGCGAGGAACGGCAGCACCGAGGCGAGCGCGTACACGCAGAAATGTTTCCCGGCCGGGATCTTCAGGTGTGCGCTGTCGGTCAGCTCGAAGTGGTCGCCGACGGCCATTCCGCAGACCGACCGGCCGTCGATGCGGTCCACACTGACCCGCAGGTCGTAGACCTCCATGTCACCGCTAGTGGCGTTGGATTCGGTCACGTTGACTCCCTCGGGTCGATCCGGACGATGATCTTTCCGGTGGTGCGTCGGTCGGCCAGGTCGGCGAGCGCGGCCGGGGTGCCGGCCAGGTCGACGACCCGGTTCACCGGGGGCCGGACCGCGCCGGCCCGGATCAGGTCGAAGATCCGCTGGTACGCCTGGGCGACCGCGTCGGGGCGGGCCCACGGGTACGTCGAGCCCCAGCTGAGCCCGATCAGGGTGTGGTTGCCGGCGATCAGCCGCATCGGGTCCACCGGCGGTGGGTTGCCGCCGGCCGCGCCGACCGCCACCAGGCGGCCGTCGACGGCGAGGCAGTCCAGCGACCGGGTGAACACGTCGCCGCCGACCGGGTCGACGACGACGTCGACGCCGGCACCGCCGGTGGCGTCCCGGACGGCGGCGACGAAGTCACCGGCCAGGTAGTCGACGGCGACGTCGGCGCCGTTGTCG from Solwaraspora sp. WMMD791 includes:
- a CDS encoding LamG-like jellyroll fold domain-containing protein, which codes for MDVPYGRRQLTFDAGQVSKGRSGWPRRLAIGMATLLAVALVPAAPAVAAANQVPDRPTQLTVHGRACSPETGKIWAITTTPTFAARASDPDAGAQTITTTFSWRRVGQPPHTAQQVQQSTGNPSFVSASVPSAAALEHGKSYLLRARTSDSTSTGPWSAPCRFTLDVIAPEPPASITSADYPPSTPNQPPVGGVGIPGIFTISPPADAAGIVGYAYTLDSGIGPGSAPTIPAAADGSATLELQPTRNGLNTLRVWSKDQAGLASTAVDYQFFVAAGNAPVAYWDFDDTAAVGADATGNGNALTVVGATTTPGRGSPALALTAAGDHAATSDPVSWPHPTTAAPLTLRTDLTFTLSAWVKLDATDTSQTVVTVDGSTTSVAAIGYDAAADRWRFTMADADSADASLISVDSDAAAVPGQWTHLAAIYHKPYGTLQLHVNRTQQSATATLAGSVAATGSVTVGQATRAGAATDQFIGQVDDVRVYQRAVSESELGEQARPGAPQISFPSGATAALGTPIPVTFDAGGDTNVTEFRYSIGAATLGQTATLAEPGGSTTVTVTPTALGELPLFAASRTANGLTSELAISAVHVLAAPVTVSGTVYGADFMPVGAGVPVTLEPGGRQTTTDASGGFSFADVAPGEYAVTARSGPGDCALVATEAILVPGTTNLALFLMAAGNGDGSYCQELSQPYTPAAGAPLGLSGDDAVTEVTLPFPVTFYGQTYTSAWVDTNGILTFTDPGGSHPVPTSVPTVGGPDAMVAAFWDDLIVDEQADVVTATRGSSPFGEYVVEWRNVRRAANPDERVTFQIVFAQLGGYVSISYSGIDPASPGERGGSATIGIENAAGTTGLQYSSGVPVLTDDRTVVFRSAG
- a CDS encoding cupin domain-containing protein translates to MRRSDRVVTDGDVRQDLVGARMRQFRKEQGLTLRGLAGRANLSIGFLSQVERGVSSIGLTALNSVAAALDRPVAEFFSEEPPATAEDPQGNLPVHFTLTRADNGATEYVSGQQTYRMLSDRGPNLVLEPMLVHIAPGGRREEAYGHAGEEFAYVVRGELLYEVDGVEHRLYPGDSLHLRSNTPHRLYNDTDEVTTVVSVVTPRLF
- a CDS encoding alpha/beta hydrolase; its protein translation is MTVDHVLVVAGPRLAVDPSLLHGLVAAEAAGLGVAGDFAVAADAGQVRQLLDGLGVGSAAVLLPGPDPAVRSLLTSGGDWAARTVWYEPDVTGPQPVHPASTHLYGRGVWGLAWAVRHAVHRLRRPALRIAYGPDPEQWGELRLPVTGSAAVHVGSLPVAVLLHGGFWRSIWAADLMDALAIDLADRGYAAWNVEYRRPDRHGWPATTADVATSLAVLANLPELTGGAVPDGLLDLGRVAVFGHSAGGQLALRLAADGGPVPVALAVSLAGVLDLVEGQRRQVGTGAVAAALGGGRDDIPPVYAASDPMARLPIGVPQLIVQGASDDLDLIDFNRRYVAAARAAGEDPGWLEQAGDHFSVIDPAAPIWRATMAETDRRLGR
- a CDS encoding LLM class flavin-dependent oxidoreductase — translated: MSVEIGLGLQSDKRAGDYARLARAAEAYGFDVLTVFGDLMYQPPIFPLLEMAAATGRVRLGAACLNPYSMAPYEIAGQLAALDLASHGRAYLGLARGTWLGAVGIAQPRPLAALAEAAEVVYRLLRGDTSGFDGTVFQLAPDTALRYAVHRPDPPLLLGAWGPRGAALAGRIADELKVGGSANPDMVPVIRDRIRPGAQAAGRPVDDVGIVFGAVTVVDTDGEAARAKARTEVAMYLAVVADLDPTVTVGDELLAQVKSLVAAGRDVDAGRLVPDDLLDRFAFSGTPAQVAAQAQALIDAGVRRVEFGTPHGLTDDRGVELLGAQVLPLLRKESSR
- a CDS encoding TIGR04076 family protein gives rise to the protein MTESNATSGDMEVYDLRVSVDRIDGRSVCGMAVGDHFELTDSAHLKIPAGKHFCVYALASVLPFLAAKQRDMPPGDWLERDTLFACPDPEEGLVMRVERTCKRRMNSADLT